A stretch of Camelina sativa cultivar DH55 chromosome 18, Cs, whole genome shotgun sequence DNA encodes these proteins:
- the LOC104763274 gene encoding uncharacterized protein LOC104763274 yields MEQARGNEEDNYRFLSTYLHFLKSTNPGTLTAMHNMVDKKGNALFKYLFFAFGTCISGYQYLRKVIVIDGTSIKGKYKGCLVAASGQDGNMQIFPLAFGVVDGENEGGWVWFFENLKKFVPDEEGNRTTTLALSHFPGDRYNIMSGNISESLNAAMQTAVDYPIVSMVEFLRAMLIRWFYCRRKVANKAKTRCTPEIEEILIDHLQHAVDYRVLSTSEWIYQVNDGRGIVFTVDLQNKTCTCRVFDVLKVPCCHALAARGVLQIDIYTLIGEFYFVEPWRKKYSQIIMSVPKERDNDIPEAVTVEAVNPPRTKRGGGRPKKKRIPSQREQHIVRFPWVITLVLLTFEVY; encoded by the exons ATGGAGCAGGCCAGAGGAAATGAAGAAGACAATTATCGGTTTCTGTCTACATACTTGCACTTTCTGAAGTCAACAAACCCAGGGACGTTGACTGCAATGCACAATATGGTGGACAAAAAAGGGAATGCATTGTTCAAGTActtgttttttgcttttgggACTTGCATATCTGGTTATCAATATTTGAGGAAAGTGATTGTAATTGATGGCACATCAATAAAAGGGAAGTATAAAGGTTGTTTGGTTGCAGCGAGTGGACAAGATGGAAATATGCAAATTTTCCCCTTGGCATTTGGAGTAGTTGATGGGGAAAATGAAGGAGGATGGGTGTGGTTCTTTGAAAATCTGAAGAAATTTGTGCCAGATGAAGAAGG AAATAGGACTACCACACTGGCACTTTCTCACTTCCCCGGAGATCGTTACAATATAATGAGTGGCAACATATCTGAGTCGCTGAATGCAGCAATGCAAACTGCTGTTGATTACCCGATCGTGTCCATGGTGGAGTTCTTACGAGCAATGTTGATAAGGTGGTTTTATTGTAGGAGGAAAGTGGCAAATAAAGCGAAAACACGATGCACCCCGGAAATCGAAGAAATACTTATAGATCACCTACAACACGCGGTGGACTATCGTGTGCTATCAACAAGCGAGTGGATTTACCAAGTGAACGATGGACGAGGAATTGTTTTCACGGTGGACTTACAGAATAAAACCTGCACTTGTCGGGTCTTTGATGTATTGAAGGTGCCCTGCTGTCATGCTTTAGCTGCTAGAGGAGTGCTGCAAATTGATATTTACACCCTAATTGGAGAGTTCTACTTTGTTGAGCCGTGGAggaaaaaatattcacaaatcATTATGTCAGTTCCAAAAGAAAGGGATAACGATATTCCAGAGGCTGTAACTGTAGAGGCTGTTAATCCACCTCGTACAAAACGCGGTGGTGGGAGGccgaagaagaaaaggataCCGTCGCAAAGAGAACAACATATAGTAAGATTTCCATGGGTAATAACTTTGGTTCTGCTAACCTTTGAAGTGTACtaa
- the LOC104760903 gene encoding uncharacterized protein LOC104760903: protein MAFCNKLSRLVRQSENASMIGSLRSFSAESTHHRYHQETHNFLEPESYIGSWEAPKDPKDAERKLAQLRRDYAKKVTVYRKEYIHEIEMLRVEKQAKDEARLLAERAANEERRRLKAEAAKVRAEERKIADEEFRQTLMKERAEKLEIWKMMGIKREEKIEERKKLLREQSSLWIDPKELERKITEALVDTIVL, encoded by the exons atggctttttGCAATAAGCTAAGCCGTCTCGTGAGGCAGAGTGAGAACGCTTCCATGATTGGGTCTCTCAGGTCTTTCTCTGCTGAGTCCACTCATCATAGATACCACCAGGAGACTCACAACTTTCTTGAGCCAGAAAGCTATATTGGTAGCTGGGAAGCTCCAAAGGATCCGAAAGATGCAGAGAGGAAGCTTGCACAGCTTAGGAGAGATTATGCAAAGAAAGTTACAGTGTATCGTAAAGAGTATATTCATGAGATTGAGATGCTTCGTGTTGAGAAGCAGGCTAAGGATGAGGCGAGGTTGTTGGCTGAACGAGCTGCTAATGAGGAGAGGAGACGGTTAAAGGCTGAGGCTGCTAAGGTTAGGGCTGAGGAACGTAAGATTGCTGATGAAGAGTTCAGGCAAACCCTG ATGAAAGAAAGAGCGGAAAAGCTAGAGATCTGGAAGATGATGGGTATAAAAAGGGAAGAGAAGAtcgaagagagaaagaagctaCTACGTGAGCAGAGTTCATTGTGGATCGACCCAAAGGAACTGGAGAGGAAGATTACAGAAGCCTTGGTTGATACCATTGTTCTTTGA
- the LOC104763275 gene encoding agamous-like MADS-box protein AGL97 produces MVKKGGMKTKIEIKKIMKKSSLGPICDLSVSKRRNGLFSKASQLCLLSGAQVAVLATPSSSESNVSFGHSFVDGVVSAFLSGQRLVPVPNPEDDKAMREDVGICLTRKDLGLGFWWNNERLVRSENPREISDAIDSMWTLLGNLKELRADEASFVNNNNNQAFVNDDHEDLKNNEKNGFILDGITEEQDQILPLCESFCVTDNNNNSFTEVNLDFDQELDIDQLIDFDTNFERSLDNWYTHEEIGLNLDQCFPYIS; encoded by the exons atggtgaAGAAAGGTGGAATGAAGACGAAGATTGAGATTAAAAAGATCATGAAGAAGAGCTCGCTAGGACCTATCTGT GACCTATCTGTGTCAAAACGCCGTAACGGACTCTTCAGTAAAGCTTCTCAACTTTGTCTTCTCTCCGGTGCACAAGTCGCCGTCTTAGcgactccttcttcttccgaatCCAACGTCTCCTTCGGCCATTCCTTCGTCGATGGCGTTGTCTCTGCTTTTCTCTCGGGACAACGCCTTGTTCCCGTTCCTAATCCCGAGGATGACAAAGCGATGAGGGAGGACGTTGGTATCTGTTTGACTCGTAAGGatctagggttagggttttggtggaACAACGAGAGGCTTGTCAGATCGGAGAATCCGCGAGAGATTAGTGACGCAATTGATTCCATGTGGACGTTGTTGGGTAATCTCAAGGAATTGCGTGCGGATGAAGCCTCTTtcgttaataataataacaatcaagctttcGTTAATGATGATCACGAGGACCTGAAGAACAACGAGAAGAACGGTTTTATCTTAGACGGCATCACTGAAGAACAAGATCAAATCCTCCCGCTTTGTGAAAGCTTTTGCGTTacggacaacaacaacaactcttttACTGAAGTAAACTTGGATTTCGATCAAGAGCTGGATATTGATCAACTCATTGATTTCGATACTAATTTTGAAAGATCCCTTGATAATTGGTATACTCATGAGGAGATTGGTTTGAACCTCGATCAGTGTTTTCCATATATCAGCTAA
- the LOC104763273 gene encoding sucrose synthase 2 isoform X1: MPTGRFETMREWVHDAISAQRNELLSLFSRYVAQGKGILQSHQLIDEFLKTVKVDGTTEDVNKSPFMKVLQSAEEAIVLPPFVALAIRPRPGVREYVRVNVYELSVDHLTVSEYLRFKEELVNGHANGNYLLELDFEPFNATFPRPTRSSSIGNGVQFLNRHLSSIMFRNKESLEPLLEFLRTHKHDGRPMMLNDRIQNISILQGALARAEEFLSKLPLATPFSEFEFELQGLGFERGWGDTAQKVSEMVHLLLDILQAPDPSVLETFLGRIPMVFNVVILSPHGYFGQANVLGLPDTGGQVVYILDQVRALENEMLLRIQKQGLDVIPKILIVTRLIPEAKGTTCNQRLEKVSGTEHAHILRIPFRTEKGILRKWISRFDVWPYLETFAEDASNEISAELQGVPNLIIGNYSDGNLVASLLASKLGVIQCNIAHALEKTKYPESDIYWRNHEDKYHFSSQFTADLIAMNNADFIITSTYQEIAGSKNNVGQYESHTAFTLPGLYRVVHGIDVFDPKFNIVSPGADMTIYFPYSDKERRLTALHESIEELLFSAEQNDEHVGLLSDQSKPIIFSMARLDRVKNLTGLVECYAKNSKLRELANLVIVGGYIDVNQSRDREEMAEIQKMHSLIEQYDLHGQLRWIAAQMNRARNGELYRYIADTKGVFVQPAFYEAFGLTVVESMTCGLPTFATCHGGPAEIIENGVSGFHIDPYHPDQVATTLVSFFETCNTNPNHWVKISEGGLKRIYERYTWKKYSERLLTLAGVYSFWKHVSKLERRETRRYLEMFYSLKFRDLANSIPLATDEN, encoded by the exons atgccGACTGGTAGGTTCGAGACGATGCGTGAATGGGTTCACGACGCCATCTCTGCTCAACGCAATGagctcctctctcttttctccag ATATGTAGCTCAAGGAAAGGGGATACTGCAGTCCCACCAGCTGATTGATGAGTTCCTTAAGACTGTCAAAGTTGATGGAACAACTGAAGATGTTAACAAGAGTCCATTCATGAAAGTTCTGCAGTCTGCAGAG GAAGCCATAGTTTTGCCTCCATTTGTTGCGCTGGCTATTCGTCCCAGACCTGGTGTTAGGGAATATGTCCGTGTGAATGTGTACGAGCTGAGCGTAGATCATTTAACTGTTTCTGAATATCTTAGGTTTAAGGAAGAGCTTGTTAATGGCCA TGCCAATGGAAATTATCTTCTTGAGCTTGATTTTGAACCTTTCAATGCCACATTTCCTCGCCCAACTCGGTCATCATCCATTGGAAATGGGGTTCAGTTCCTCAACCGTCACCTCTCCTCAATTATGTTTCGAAACAAAGAAAGCTTGGAGCCTTTGCTTGAGTTTCTCCGCACTCACAAACATGATGGCCGT CCCATGATGTTGAATGATCGAATACAGAATATATCCATACTTCAGGGAGCTTTGGCAAGGGCAGAGGAGTTCCTTTCTAAACTTCCTCTGGCGACACCATTCTCTGAATTCGAATTTGA ACTACAAGGGCTGGGATTTGAAAGGGGGTGGGGTGACACAGCACAGAAGGTTTCAGAAATGGTGCATCTCCTTCTGGACATACTCCAGGCACCTGATCCTTCCGTCTTGGAGACGTTTCTTGGAAGGATTCCTATGGTGTTCAATGTTGTGATTTTGTCTCCGCATGGTTACTTTGGCCAAGCCAATGTCTTGGGTCTGCCTGATACTGGTGGACAG GTTGTGTACATTCTTGATCAAGTACGTGCTTTAGAAAATGAAATGCTCCTTAGGATACAGAAGCAAGGCCTGGATGTCATTCCAAAGATTCTCATT GTAACAAGGTTGATACCCGAAGCAAAAGGAACAACGTGCAACCAGAGGTTAGAAAAAGTTAGTGGTACAGAACACGCACACATTCTGCGTATACCATTTAGGACTGAAAAAGGCATTCTTCGCAAGTGGATCTCGAGGTTTGATGTCTGGCCATACCTGGAGACTTTTGCAGAG GATGCATCAAACGAAATTTCTGCAGAGTTGCAGGGTGTACCAAATCTCATCATTGGCAACTACAGTGACGGAAATCTTGTTGCTTCTTTGTTAGCTAGTAAGCTAGGCGTGATACAG TGTAATATTGCTCATGCGTTAGAGAAAACCAAGTACCCTGAGTCTGACATTTACTGGAGAAACCATGAAGATAAGTATCATTTTTCAAGTCAATTCACTGCAGATCTAATTGCCATGAATAATGCTGATTTCATCATCACCAGCACATACCAAGAGATTGCGGGAAG CAAGAATAATGTTGGGCAATACGAGAGCCACACAGCTTTCACTCTTCCTGGTCTTTACCGAGTTGTTCATGGAATCGATGTCTTTGACCCCAAGTTTAACATAGTCTCTCCAGGAGCTGATATGACCATATACTTTCCATATTCTGACAAAGAAAGAAGACTCACTGCCCTTCATGAGTCAATTGAAGAACTCCTCTTTAGCGCAGAACAGAATGATGAGCATGT TGGTTTACTGAGCGACCAATCAAAGCCAATCATCTTCTCCATGGCAAGACTTGACAGGGTGAAAAACTTGACTGGGCTAGTTGAGTGCTATGCCAAGAATAGCAAGCTGAGAGAGCTCGCAAATCTTGTTATAGTTGGTGGCTACATCGACGTGAATCAGTCCAGGGACAGAGAAGAAATGGCTGAGATACAAAAGATGCACAGCCTGATCGAGCAGTATGATTTACATGGTCAGTTAAGGTGGATTGCTGCTCAAATGAACCGTGCCCGAAATGGTGAGCTTTACCGTTATATCGCAGACACAAAAGGTGTTTTTGTTCAG CCTGCTTTCTATGAAGCATTTGGGCTTACAGTTGTGGAATCAATGACTTGTGGGCTCCCAACGTTTGCTACTTGTCATGGTGGACCAGCAGAGATTATCGAGAATGGAGTTTCAGGGTTCCACATTGACCCATATCATCCAGACCAGGTTGCAACTACCCTGGTCAGCTTCTTTGAGACCTGCAACACCAATCCGAATCATTGGGTAAAAATCTCTGAAGGGGGGCTCAAGCGAATCTATGAAAG GTACACATGGAAGAAGTACTCAGAGAGGCTGCTTACACTGGCTGGAGTCTATTCATTCTGGAAACATGTGTCTAAGCTCGAAAGGAGAGAAACACGACGTTACCTAGAGATGTTTTACTCTTTGAAGTTTCGTGATCTG